The following proteins are co-located in the Hydrogenophaga sp. RAC07 genome:
- the gspN gene encoding type II secretion system protein N — protein MNARWPSRLAWTGAVLGLLGALLVFAPARWLANSINAATNDQLQLVNARGTVWRGQADLMFTGGQGSQTRTTLPQGVQWRISPTLVSGLPAMALQLTAPCCTAQPVALTARPLLGGAEVRLAAFSSRWPAELLIGLGTPWNTLRMEGQLSLQTGGLTLRWDSGRGSMQGALAVEAQDMASRLSTLRPLGSYRMDVRSEADSNTTTLALQTLNGRLQLQGQGQWVGGRLRFQGVAEAAPDSEAALNNLLNIIGRRQGPRSLLNIG, from the coding sequence ATGAACGCACGCTGGCCTTCACGCCTGGCCTGGACGGGTGCCGTGCTGGGCCTGCTGGGCGCGCTGCTTGTGTTCGCCCCGGCGCGCTGGCTGGCCAACAGCATCAACGCCGCCACCAACGACCAGCTCCAGCTCGTCAACGCGCGCGGCACGGTCTGGCGCGGCCAGGCCGACCTCATGTTCACCGGCGGCCAGGGCAGCCAGACGCGCACCACGCTGCCGCAAGGTGTGCAGTGGCGGATCTCCCCCACCCTGGTCTCGGGCCTGCCGGCCATGGCGCTGCAACTGACAGCCCCTTGCTGCACGGCGCAGCCGGTGGCCCTCACCGCCCGGCCACTGCTGGGCGGGGCCGAGGTGCGGCTGGCGGCCTTCAGCAGCCGCTGGCCCGCCGAGTTGCTGATCGGTCTGGGTACCCCCTGGAACACCTTGCGCATGGAAGGCCAGCTCAGCCTGCAGACCGGCGGCCTCACGCTGCGCTGGGACAGCGGCCGCGGCAGCATGCAGGGCGCCCTGGCGGTGGAAGCGCAAGACATGGCCTCGCGCCTGTCGACACTGCGCCCGCTCGGCAGCTACCGCATGGACGTGCGCTCCGAGGCCGACAGCAACACCACCACCCTCGCGTTGCAGACGCTCAACGGACGCCTGCAACTGCAGGGCCAGGGCCAGTGGGTGGGCGGACGCCTGCGTTTCCAGGGAGTGGCCGAAGCGGCCCCCGACAGCGAAGCCGCCCTGAACAACCTGCTCAACATCATCGGACGCCGGCAAGGCCCGCGTTCGCTGCTGAACATCGGCTGA